Proteins encoded by one window of Chryseobacterium sp. POL2:
- a CDS encoding DUF11 domain-containing protein, giving the protein MIKLKQIYAFILVILTTIIYAQTDIAVNVESPTAVSPNQAFSYKIYVSNNGPTTATNVLVKVPSFGNFNATSITCKAGAGNGSSSLCPSSVSISQLQSGGLLIPSLPSGSAVVFSIGGTAGTSGIISNTTTISFQSGQTDLDLSNNSYTRNTNINSGNVADYTTTTYKMDTDATIALNNPISISNGIINIVFTLKSGDIAIPGIGDSFTLPVTYTKPSYSTNGWNHTLSKYVISATSSALVVRANLQDPTTNTSSWYRNLPLKNRNSTTFNSSSLNTDHWFTEQLKNSDLEALGTFKITIGNYINNLPPDVRVKNESIRVYSNNFASNEVGSFVKPIANIDLFANINNATTAFNVMLGQTYTWRYTAFRNGTELGDFSNYGMTFHSQNEIVFETKNITNHCVSGNCNDNTFLNTSDPNTIEYDNLISGYHGSIAKQTSGNYLIWGQGAAANGVDNLTTPTELSPANGYTYTGTSLKVAMGTALSSSKKAQYALLTTTGLYSWGEAGVLLSTGIKANDAFNKIDNTNITGANVYGLPAGVNPQDVKMMFGAYKTLSIVTCTGDAYVLSDVGNKNGDGSAQTNDNAKIWHRVMINSSVPLTRVVAVRGQTNALMALTDLGEIYTWGSDVYLGDGNAKSNKLFATKMLLPTGAIPKMIGMTSTRPGTTRNNSYYLLATNGNLYSLGANDKKQLGIFSDGTTTPESLVWINVKSTNATTNMTNIAWISPNEHDDTGMAVVQALTTDGKLWSWGVNHYSTLGFGDDNGTATSANTGYSFLKGVNPRYMTGGLNPNDKILAVETGGHISTIFKDCDYKLGYIGHNQSGAYANSNSVSTSVYLFDGAKLSNLCALPLPPYPDVKDIKICSGSTSNLADAILSTTPSGYTVEWYTTPTRIAANKINDVTAIGPGTYYVFYWNANLNHCTNLEGVEVKVSYYTITDPEFANCHCTKPGLTGTPAGYSKVGITVQQKQAAWPENIPNGWIALESKEKGMVITRVQNSNTITEAKEGMLIYDIDAQCVKLYNGSTWKCLEKSCNE; this is encoded by the coding sequence ATGATAAAATTAAAACAAATTTATGCATTTATTTTGGTTATACTAACAACCATAATATATGCACAGACAGATATTGCTGTTAATGTGGAAAGCCCAACAGCAGTTAGTCCAAATCAAGCCTTTTCCTATAAAATTTATGTATCCAATAATGGCCCTACTACTGCTACTAATGTTTTAGTAAAAGTACCTAGTTTTGGAAATTTCAATGCCACATCAATTACTTGTAAGGCGGGTGCAGGAAATGGAAGCTCGTCTTTATGTCCATCTTCCGTTAGTATTTCGCAGTTGCAAAGTGGAGGACTTCTGATACCTTCTTTACCTTCTGGCAGTGCGGTGGTTTTTTCAATAGGGGGTACGGCAGGAACATCTGGAATTATTTCAAATACAACCACAATATCCTTCCAATCAGGACAAACAGATCTAGACTTAAGCAATAATAGTTATACAAGAAATACCAATATTAATAGTGGAAATGTAGCAGATTATACAACAACGACATATAAAATGGATACGGATGCTACTATTGCGCTCAACAATCCTATTTCAATATCAAACGGAATAATCAATATTGTATTTACTTTAAAGTCAGGTGACATTGCGATACCAGGAATTGGGGATTCTTTTACCTTACCAGTAACTTATACTAAACCAAGTTATAGTACTAATGGTTGGAACCATACTCTTTCAAAATATGTAATTTCTGCTACAAGTTCTGCCCTTGTCGTTCGTGCTAATCTGCAAGATCCAACTACTAACACCAGTTCATGGTACAGAAATTTGCCTTTAAAAAACAGAAATAGTACAACTTTTAACTCTTCGTCTCTTAATACAGACCACTGGTTTACGGAACAATTAAAAAACTCTGATTTAGAAGCCTTAGGTACTTTTAAGATTACTATTGGAAATTATATAAATAATTTACCTCCAGATGTACGAGTTAAAAATGAGTCAATTAGAGTATATTCTAATAATTTTGCCAGCAATGAAGTTGGGTCTTTCGTAAAACCGATTGCTAATATTGATTTATTCGCAAATATTAATAATGCTACTACTGCATTTAATGTAATGTTGGGACAGACTTATACCTGGCGCTATACGGCGTTTCGAAATGGGACCGAGCTTGGAGATTTTTCAAACTATGGTATGACTTTCCATTCTCAAAATGAGATAGTTTTTGAAACAAAAAATATTACCAATCATTGTGTGTCGGGTAATTGTAATGACAATACTTTCCTTAACACATCGGATCCTAATACGATAGAATACGATAATTTAATTTCCGGCTATCATGGTTCAATTGCTAAACAAACTTCAGGTAATTATCTTATTTGGGGACAAGGTGCAGCAGCAAACGGTGTTGATAATTTAACGACTCCTACAGAACTTTCTCCAGCAAATGGATATACGTATACAGGAACATCTTTAAAGGTTGCAATGGGGACAGCACTTAGCTCTTCTAAAAAAGCCCAATATGCTTTACTGACAACTACTGGTTTGTATTCTTGGGGAGAAGCTGGTGTTTTATTGAGTACAGGAATAAAAGCGAACGATGCTTTTAATAAAATTGACAATACTAATATAACAGGTGCCAATGTTTATGGTTTGCCTGCAGGCGTTAATCCGCAAGATGTAAAAATGATGTTTGGGGCCTATAAGACCTTGTCTATTGTAACGTGTACAGGAGATGCTTATGTTTTATCTGATGTAGGTAATAAAAATGGAGATGGTTCTGCACAAACAAATGACAATGCTAAAATATGGCATAGAGTAATGATAAATAGTTCTGTTCCATTAACAAGAGTCGTTGCTGTTAGGGGGCAAACCAATGCATTGATGGCTTTGACTGATTTAGGAGAAATTTATACCTGGGGATCTGATGTTTATTTAGGCGATGGGAATGCAAAATCTAATAAGCTATTTGCTACCAAAATGCTTTTACCAACAGGTGCTATTCCTAAAATGATTGGGATGACTAGTACGAGGCCAGGAACAACAAGAAATAATTCATACTATTTATTAGCAACAAACGGAAATTTATATAGTTTGGGTGCGAATGATAAAAAACAATTGGGAATATTTTCTGATGGAACTACAACACCAGAAAGTCTTGTATGGATAAATGTAAAATCAACCAATGCTACAACCAACATGACGAATATTGCTTGGATTAGTCCAAACGAACATGACGATACTGGTATGGCTGTTGTACAAGCTCTAACTACCGATGGTAAACTATGGTCATGGGGAGTTAATCATTATAGTACATTAGGCTTTGGTGATGATAATGGAACAGCAACATCAGCAAATACGGGTTACAGTTTTCTGAAAGGAGTTAATCCTCGTTATATGACAGGAGGTTTGAACCCTAACGATAAGATACTGGCTGTAGAAACAGGTGGGCATATTTCTACGATCTTTAAAGATTGTGATTATAAACTAGGATACATAGGTCATAATCAAAGTGGAGCCTATGCTAATAGCAATTCTGTATCAACTTCTGTTTATTTATTTGATGGTGCTAAATTATCTAATTTATGTGCTTTACCTCTACCTCCTTATCCAGACGTAAAAGATATAAAAATATGTTCAGGAAGCACAAGTAATTTAGCAGACGCTATTTTAAGTACTACTCCTTCAGGCTATACCGTAGAGTGGTATACTACACCAACTCGTATTGCTGCTAATAAAATTAATGATGTTACTGCAATTGGACCTGGTACATACTATGTATTTTATTGGAACGCTAATTTAAATCATTGTACAAATTTAGAAGGAGTAGAAGTTAAAGTTTCTTACTATACAATAACAGATCCAGAATTTGCAAATTGTCATTGTACAAAACCAGGACTAACAGGTACACCTGCTGGCTACTCTAAAGTAGGGATCACCGTTCAGCAAAAACAAGCTGCTTGGCCAGAAAATATCCCGAACGGTTGGATAGCTTTAGAATCTAAAGAAAAAGGAATGGTAATTACCAGAGTTCAAAACTCAAATACCATTACAGAAGCTAAAGAAGGAATGTTGATTTACGACATCGATGCTCAATGTGTAAAGTTATATAACGGAAGCACTTGGAAGTGTCTCGAGAAAAGTTGTAACGAGTAA
- a CDS encoding cold-shock protein, translating to MQQGTVKFYNEAKGFGFISPDNGGEDIFVHSSGLKSRTIHENDKVVFEVEQGQKGLNAVNVKLA from the coding sequence ATGCAACAAGGCACAGTAAAATTTTACAATGAAGCAAAAGGCTTCGGATTTATTTCTCCAGACAACGGAGGTGAGGACATTTTTGTACACTCTTCAGGTTTAAAAAGCAGAACAATTCATGAAAATGATAAAGTAGTTTTTGAAGTGGAGCAAGGTCAAAAAGGATTAAACGCGGTTAACGTGAAATTAGCATAA
- a CDS encoding RNA recognition motif domain-containing protein yields the protein MNIYIGNLNHQTTEKQLHDLFTTFGVIDASKIITKQHSGKSRGYGFIEMPDQKEAENAIDKLNGFDVDGYFIIVNQAKQNNLTKTSM from the coding sequence ATGAATATTTATATTGGCAATCTGAACCATCAGACCACCGAGAAACAACTACACGATCTTTTTACGACTTTTGGTGTTATTGATGCTTCAAAAATTATAACCAAACAACATTCTGGTAAATCTAGAGGATACGGGTTTATAGAAATGCCTGATCAAAAAGAAGCAGAAAATGCAATTGACAAACTTAATGGTTTCGATGTAGACGGCTATTTCATTATCGTAAACCAAGCAAAGCAAAACAATCTAACAAAGACTTCGATGTGA
- a CDS encoding calcium:proton antiporter codes for MMQTIRHRSYFISPENKLLENNDEIPLPEKPSKKEMYISILFLILCLGIVVLLAKLLSKDVEYIVKWAGAPKSLVGVIIAGIVLLPEGMAAYRAARNNHIQTSLNLAFGSALASIGLSIPVIAITSVITGIRMTLGIDIKSTILLGLSLFIITISLATGKTNIMQGFVLIAIFLMYLFTIVIP; via the coding sequence ATGATGCAGACTATAAGACATCGCAGTTATTTTATTTCTCCTGAGAATAAATTGTTGGAAAACAATGATGAAATTCCTCTCCCTGAAAAGCCTTCAAAAAAAGAAATGTACATCAGTATTCTTTTTTTGATTCTTTGTTTGGGAATTGTGGTCTTGTTAGCAAAGTTACTTTCAAAAGACGTGGAATATATCGTAAAATGGGCAGGCGCACCAAAATCACTTGTCGGGGTAATTATTGCTGGGATTGTACTTCTTCCAGAAGGAATGGCTGCCTATAGAGCCGCCAGAAATAATCATATACAGACTTCTTTGAATTTGGCTTTTGGTTCAGCATTGGCAAGTATAGGACTTAGTATTCCTGTAATTGCCATTACATCTGTGATTACAGGAATCCGGATGACTTTGGGAATTGACATCAAGTCCACTATTTTATTAGGATTATCTCTATTCATTATTACCATTTCTCTGGCAACGGGAAAGACCAACATAATGCAGGGATTTGTCCTGATCGCTATTTTTTTGATGTATTTATTTACGATTGTGATTCCTTGA
- a CDS encoding T9SS type A sorting domain-containing protein has protein sequence MKTILSAILLWICYCNSPAQWVELNIGNLNTYSFSDVYAITPDNVVVVGSNGAILKTTDGGTTWQKKDSGTTQLLKKVRFSNANIGYTSGNLGALLKTTDGGETWNALNTGIGDQAEGISCLGDNFVAIAVPFSDQILKSIDGGNTWQSYPMDDFYSGNIQFFSEKIAYSTKSSGTLSKTIDGGLIWNNLDGYGEFNFINEQLGFVYHDGLKKTINGGNSFERLGYGNAGVLSQLFAINENTVWGVLGILLNGDGTTQGTVKITYTPEEGYKEVFDYDGPTINVSSLYFSNEKLGYAVGYKNGKGAIWKNTTGNILSTNNAKNIELKIYPNPTTNEVNIDFGMLKAEEATVSIVDLAGKSVYSQVHKISTPLKINTSHFTKGNYLVTVEQAGKRISQKLIIQ, from the coding sequence ATGAAAACAATTTTATCTGCTATTTTATTATGGATTTGCTATTGCAATAGCCCTGCACAATGGGTTGAGCTTAACATTGGTAATTTGAATACATATTCCTTTTCCGATGTTTATGCCATAACGCCAGATAATGTAGTTGTAGTAGGCTCCAACGGGGCTATATTGAAAACTACTGATGGTGGTACAACCTGGCAAAAGAAAGATTCTGGCACAACCCAATTACTAAAAAAAGTTCGTTTTTCCAATGCTAATATTGGTTATACCTCGGGGAATTTAGGCGCACTTTTAAAAACAACTGATGGAGGAGAAACTTGGAATGCTCTAAATACAGGAATTGGTGATCAAGCTGAAGGCATATCTTGTTTAGGAGATAATTTTGTTGCCATTGCTGTTCCTTTTTCAGACCAGATATTAAAAAGTATAGATGGAGGCAACACGTGGCAGAGTTATCCCATGGATGACTTTTATAGTGGAAATATTCAATTTTTTTCAGAAAAAATTGCATATTCTACTAAAAGTAGTGGAACCTTGTCTAAAACAATAGATGGCGGATTGATATGGAATAATTTAGACGGATATGGTGAGTTTAATTTTATTAATGAACAGTTAGGCTTTGTTTACCATGATGGTCTCAAAAAAACCATTAATGGAGGAAATAGTTTTGAAAGGTTGGGATATGGTAATGCTGGAGTATTATCACAACTTTTTGCTATTAATGAAAATACGGTTTGGGGAGTTCTTGGCATATTATTAAATGGAGATGGTACTACCCAGGGTACAGTGAAAATAACCTACACTCCAGAAGAAGGCTATAAGGAAGTTTTTGATTATGATGGTCCAACTATAAATGTATCGTCTTTGTATTTCAGTAATGAAAAATTAGGTTATGCAGTAGGTTATAAAAATGGAAAAGGTGCTATATGGAAGAATACAACAGGTAATATTTTATCCACTAATAATGCAAAAAATATAGAACTAAAAATCTACCCCAATCCCACAACCAATGAAGTTAATATTGATTTTGGAATGCTGAAAGCTGAAGAAGCTACTGTTTCTATTGTGGATTTAGCAGGGAAGTCTGTTTATTCTCAAGTCCATAAAATAAGTACACCCCTCAAGATTAATACTTCTCATTTTACAAAAGGCAATTATCTCGTGACCGTAGAGCAAGCAGGTAAAAGAATTTCTCAAAAACTAATCATCCAATAA
- a CDS encoding integrase core domain-containing protein, whose product MSDALFNSRRFRTLNIIDDYNREAIWMEIGLSIGAMHMTDLLKWIVKERGKPKAIRTDNGPEFTSSTFTNWCHKHRIEIRYIQPGKPVQNAFIERFNRSYRTEVLDARIFNNLIEVREITAEWLTQYNNERPHESLGNLSPMQYLLKKENSPKQDSIIEFPPFQQNFSTSTTE is encoded by the coding sequence ATGAGTGATGCATTGTTCAATTCAAGAAGGTTCCGAACGCTAAATATCATTGACGATTACAACAGAGAAGCCATTTGGATGGAAATTGGTCTCTCCATTGGGGCAATGCACATGACCGACCTGTTGAAGTGGATTGTAAAAGAGAGAGGAAAGCCAAAAGCAATTCGGACTGATAATGGTCCTGAGTTCACCAGTTCTACTTTCACGAATTGGTGTCACAAACACAGAATTGAAATTCGATACATTCAACCAGGAAAACCTGTTCAAAATGCCTTTATTGAAAGATTCAATAGAAGTTACCGGACGGAAGTTTTGGATGCAAGAATCTTTAATAATTTGATAGAAGTAAGAGAAATTACTGCAGAATGGTTAACACAATACAACAATGAAAGACCGCATGAAAGCTTGGGAAACTTATCCCCAATGCAATATTTGTTGAAAAAGGAAAACTCGCCAAAGCAGGATTCCATCATTGAGTTTCCTCCTTTTCAACAAAATTTTTCAACATCAACAACAGAATGA
- a CDS encoding IS3 family transposase — MTREHALNIRQACKCVSLERSSFYYQSKRKEDSELIDCLSELSEKHPSYGFKKMFHSLRNRGFGWNHKKVYRVYKKLGLNLLRKRRRRLASRERQNLEVPNRYNEVWSMDLTTSNHFVRFYE; from the coding sequence ATGACTCGTGAACATGCACTCAACATCAGACAGGCGTGTAAATGTGTGAGTTTGGAAAGGAGCAGTTTCTACTATCAATCTAAAAGAAAAGAAGATTCCGAACTTATTGATTGTTTGAGTGAGCTTTCTGAGAAACATCCAAGCTATGGATTTAAGAAAATGTTCCATAGCCTTCGGAATCGGGGTTTTGGATGGAACCACAAGAAAGTATATCGAGTTTACAAAAAACTCGGACTAAATCTTTTGAGAAAACGAAGAAGAAGGCTAGCTTCAAGAGAACGTCAGAATTTGGAAGTTCCTAATCGCTACAATGAAGTTTGGAGTATGGATTTGACTACGTCGAACCACTTCGTTAGGTTTTATGAGTGA
- a CDS encoding transposase — translation MRTSKFTDSQILAILKEFESGQTAKELSRKYGFHYQTLHDWKKKFSGISSTKELQKIKELESENSRLKKMFANLSLEHEALKDVMSKKW, via the coding sequence ATGAGAACAAGTAAATTTACAGACAGTCAGATTTTGGCAATTTTGAAAGAATTTGAATCGGGACAAACAGCAAAAGAATTATCTCGAAAATACGGTTTCCATTACCAAACCTTGCACGATTGGAAGAAGAAATTTAGTGGAATCAGTTCTACAAAAGAGCTTCAAAAAATCAAAGAATTAGAATCGGAGAACAGCCGATTGAAAAAGATGTTTGCCAACTTAAGTTTGGAACATGAAGCTTTGAAAGATGTGATGTCAAAAAAGTGGTAA
- a CDS encoding T9SS type A sorting domain-containing protein gives MLFNQTKAQSIHVFENYGPPIVSVNDLGKAITPSTYYDFATNTFTPVEPNIVRLFNINNNGDVTGSIEMLDNPSNVQPAYKLSSDTEWQRIPWFEESDPTISTFDIGNISSNGRYVVGYMSVGSTNFGSFVFNTETKQFTKIIDATNSVYKTIRLYGINNNGIAVGYVTKTGQSTRIPMYMNLQDQVVHELQLGNIAAGVADMSYDINNNNVIVGRIGSDFGFRYNISTQHLSTFDYPDNPYPSYITNLTHISDNGIAVGYATISISPIYTEAIIIDPSKDPNKIFYISDYLAEKGISYETPDGMAILGNAFVISDNGRYIGGYCNGNVPGWMVDLGGPNLSVNQDETSAITIFPNPTKDYFSLKGITDFSKISIFSTEGKLVKSFNSKQDSYDISDLSIGIYLISIKNKQGKNNLIRLIKSN, from the coding sequence TTGCTGTTTAATCAAACTAAAGCTCAAAGTATCCATGTATTCGAAAATTACGGACCGCCAATTGTTTCTGTAAACGACTTAGGTAAGGCCATTACCCCAAGTACTTACTATGATTTTGCAACCAACACTTTTACGCCTGTAGAACCTAATATAGTGCGTCTGTTTAATATCAATAACAATGGAGATGTTACAGGCTCTATTGAGATGTTGGATAATCCTAGTAATGTACAGCCAGCTTATAAATTATCAAGCGATACCGAATGGCAAAGAATTCCATGGTTCGAAGAATCTGATCCTACAATTTCCACTTTTGATATTGGCAATATTTCCTCCAATGGCCGGTATGTTGTTGGTTATATGAGTGTTGGTTCCACAAATTTTGGTTCATTTGTTTTCAATACAGAAACTAAACAATTTACTAAAATTATTGATGCAACTAACTCAGTTTATAAAACCATTCGTCTATATGGCATTAATAATAACGGAATTGCTGTCGGATATGTAACAAAAACTGGGCAAAGTACCCGTATCCCCATGTATATGAATCTCCAAGATCAGGTTGTTCATGAGCTTCAACTTGGGAATATAGCTGCAGGGGTAGCTGATATGTCTTATGATATCAATAATAATAATGTGATAGTAGGAAGGATTGGGTCTGATTTTGGATTTAGATACAATATTAGCACACAACATTTAAGTACATTTGATTACCCTGATAATCCATATCCATCGTATATCACCAATTTAACACATATTTCTGATAATGGGATAGCTGTAGGCTATGCAACAATTTCTATATCACCTATTTATACGGAAGCTATCATTATAGATCCATCAAAAGACCCCAATAAGATATTTTATATCAGCGATTATTTGGCAGAAAAAGGTATCAGCTATGAAACGCCTGATGGAATGGCGATTTTAGGAAATGCATTTGTAATTTCTGACAACGGTAGATATATTGGCGGGTATTGTAATGGCAATGTACCAGGATGGATGGTTGACTTAGGAGGGCCGAATTTGTCTGTAAATCAAGATGAAACATCTGCAATTACTATTTTTCCAAATCCAACAAAAGATTATTTTTCATTAAAAGGAATTACTGATTTCTCAAAAATATCAATTTTTTCCACAGAGGGAAAATTGGTGAAATCATTTAATTCAAAACAAGATTCTTACGATATATCTGATCTTAGCATCGGTATATATTTGATTTCTATCAAAAATAAGCAGGGCAAAAACAATTTAATCCGACTTATTAAGTCCAATTAG
- a CDS encoding helix-turn-helix transcriptional regulator: MSKENFINENKQSPYFCEEMNKVCSKLEGIDVEKEYINNKADRDYNRFSLKYLFDYLQNKFSTIFSKFKKRESNKNSNSFSITDPELILYLTELAYKNDKMFFISFLKIFPEFSSKLTKINPSIKSTDVEFCALLKLNLNTKEIARIRKLSVRAVEAKKYRIRKKLGISTKDCMYNWINKI; encoded by the coding sequence ATGTCAAAAGAAAATTTTATAAATGAAAATAAACAGAGCCCTTACTTTTGCGAAGAAATGAATAAAGTGTGCTCGAAATTAGAAGGTATAGATGTTGAAAAGGAATATATAAATAATAAAGCGGATAGAGATTATAATAGATTTTCATTGAAATATTTATTCGATTATTTACAAAATAAGTTTTCAACAATATTCTCAAAATTTAAAAAAAGAGAATCAAATAAAAATAGTAATTCCTTTTCTATAACTGATCCAGAGTTAATTCTTTACTTGACAGAATTGGCTTATAAGAATGATAAAATGTTTTTCATTTCTTTCCTTAAAATTTTTCCAGAATTCAGTTCGAAACTTACTAAAATCAATCCCTCAATTAAATCAACCGATGTAGAGTTCTGTGCATTATTAAAACTGAATTTAAATACTAAAGAAATTGCAAGAATACGAAAGCTTTCTGTAAGAGCGGTTGAGGCTAAAAAGTATAGAATACGAAAAAAATTAGGAATCTCTACGAAAGATTGTATGTATAATTGGATCAATAAAATATAA